A region of the Candidatus Schekmanbacteria bacterium RIFCSPLOWO2_02_FULL_38_14 genome:
ATTAGATTTTCTAGTGTTTATATTTTGTAGCAAATAAAATGATTATCAGGTTAAAATAGGATAGGAGGAATAAAAAGAATGGTCCCATTTAATATAATGAAAAACCTTTCAACGCCAACTGATTCAAAAATACTGTTTATAGTCCTTGATGGATTAAGCGGGCTTCCTGATGAAAAGAGAGGGAAAACAGAGCTTGAACAAGCCAACATACCAAACCTTGACTCCCTTGCAGCAGATTCAGTTTGCGGAATGTCAGTTCCTGTTGCCCATGGAATTACTCCGGGAAGCGGTCCATCCCACCTCTCACTTTTTGGATATGACCCTCTAAAATACGAAGTCGGCAGAGGTATTCTTGAAGCGCTTGGAATAGACTTCCCCCTTGAGCCTTCTGATGTAGCCTTCAGAATAAATTTTGCAACAGTTGATGAAAACAATATTGTTACTGACAGAAGGGCTGGAAGGATAAGCTCAGAAAAATGTAAGGAAATCTGCGAAGAACTTGATAAAATAAAAATAGAAGGGGTTGAAATTTTTGTAAGGGCTGTAAAGGAACACAGGGCTGCGATGATTCTGAGAGGAAAAGGGCTTGCAGGAAACATTGCAGACACTGACCCTCAAAGGATAGGACTTAAAGTAAAAAAAGTTATTGCCATTGACAGTGAAAGCAAGAAAACAGCAGCTCTTGCAGATGAATTTGTAGAAAGGGCAAAAGAGGTTTTAAAAAAACATTATCCTGCAAATATGCTTATGTTAAGAGGTGCGTCAAAGCACGAGGAATTTCCATCAATGCAGGAAATCTACAAATTAAATCCTGCAGCCATTGCTACTTACCCTATGTACAAGGGAATTGTAAGGCTTATTGGGATGAATGTCCTTGACGCAGGAGAAACTTATGAAACTGAAATAGAAACTCTTAAAAGCAATTTTTCTAAATATGACTTTTTCTATTTCCATTACAAAAAAACCGACTCAACAGGCGAAGACGGAGACTTTGAAAGAAAAGTCAAAGCCCTTGAGGATTTTGACAAGAAACTTCCTGAGATTTTATCGCTGAACCCCGATGTGGTTGTCCTGACAGGAGACCACTCCACACCATCTGTGCTCAAAGCCCATAGCTGGCATTCTGTGCCTGTCCTGATTAACTCAAAATACTGCAGAAAAGATGAAGTGAAAGTTTTTAATGAAACAGAATGTACAAAAGGCGGTCTTGGCACAATTCAGGCAACTGATATAATGCCTCTTGCTATGGCAAATGCGCTGAAGCTGCTGAAGTTTGGAGCGTAGATTATAGGGTCAAGTAGTAAACGATTTCGGTCAAAAAATTCTACTTATCTCTTACGGTTTCAACTCCCTATAATACCCCTCAAACCACTTCCGTTTGAATAAATCATTGACCTTTGGGTCAGAGAGTTTCTTGTAGAGGTCTATCTTGGTATTAAAACTTTAAAGGGGACGGTTCTCTTTATTAAGAAAAGAGAACCGTCCCCTTTAACACGGGGCCGCGGGCGGGGTGGATGTTGATGTTGGATGTGGATCTCATGTCCCTTTTGCATCGATGGCAGCTTCAAGGGCTTTGACCTTCTTTTTGAGCCCGATTTTCGGGTTCAGCTCCATAGCTGCCAAATACTCTGCGAGTGCAGCCCTTACGTCGCCTCGTCTCTCCGCTATCTCGCCGAGGATACGGTGGGCGCTTGCCTTCGTGTTGGGGGACATCTTCTTTTCCAACGCCTTCCTGATCCACTCTTCAATCTCTGCGATCGCCTCAGCGCAGCAGTCGCCAGAAAGCTTGTTGTCAAGGCGAGATCGTGCCAGGTCGAAGAGCTGATATCCGTACTCGTCACTGAGTGCGCGCCGCATACTCGCGCGCCCCAGAGCTTCAGCATCGAGGAATTCACCGTCGTACGTGTAGCGGAAGATGTCCTCCGATTCACCATGCACAACGACGTGGCGCGATGCCTCATCGAACGTAATGCGTTTCGGCCAGACA
Encoded here:
- a CDS encoding phosphoglycerate mutase (catalyzes the interconversion of 3-phosphoglycerate and 2-phosphoglycerate; this enzyme does not require the cofactor 2,3-bisphosphoglycerate as a phosphate donor; BPG-independent PGAM; aPGAM), which codes for MVPFNIMKNLSTPTDSKILFIVLDGLSGLPDEKRGKTELEQANIPNLDSLAADSVCGMSVPVAHGITPGSGPSHLSLFGYDPLKYEVGRGILEALGIDFPLEPSDVAFRINFATVDENNIVTDRRAGRISSEKCKEICEELDKIKIEGVEIFVRAVKEHRAAMILRGKGLAGNIADTDPQRIGLKVKKVIAIDSESKKTAALADEFVERAKEVLKKHYPANMLMLRGASKHEEFPSMQEIYKLNPAAIATYPMYKGIVRLIGMNVLDAGETYETEIETLKSNFSKYDFFYFHYKKTDSTGEDGDFERKVKALEDFDKKLPEILSLNPDVVVLTGDHSTPSVLKAHSWHSVPVLINSKYCRKDEVKVFNETECTKGGLGTIQATDIMPLAMANALKLLKFGA